One genomic window of Prochlorococcus marinus str. NATL2A includes the following:
- a CDS encoding CIA30 family protein: protein MLLSPDSPPTEIAITPLIQGSEFSDWKSLNDTIMGGSSRASCRSSDKGLFLEGNLVEEGGGFVSCRSPIFDKPFNLSKYSGLIIDVEGEGRTMKFAIACEKKPLSLSNLLKGDIRWVVSIPTNKKGVSRIKVPFKNLEPARRAKPVRLPLRFDPTCVNRFQLLYSKFGQPGKINSGFSPGPIKVLIKSISAYL, encoded by the coding sequence TTGTTATTGAGTCCTGATTCACCCCCGACTGAAATTGCAATAACTCCTCTTATACAGGGTTCTGAATTTTCAGATTGGAAATCTCTGAATGACACAATTATGGGCGGGTCAAGTCGTGCAAGTTGTCGTTCTTCGGATAAAGGTTTATTTCTTGAGGGTAACCTAGTTGAAGAAGGTGGAGGCTTTGTTAGTTGCCGATCTCCGATTTTTGATAAACCATTTAATCTATCTAAATATTCTGGATTAATTATTGATGTTGAAGGAGAAGGGAGAACAATGAAATTTGCGATCGCTTGTGAAAAGAAACCCTTATCATTATCAAATCTTTTAAAAGGTGATATCCGCTGGGTTGTCTCAATACCTACAAATAAGAAAGGAGTTAGTAGGATCAAAGTACCTTTCAAAAATTTGGAACCTGCTCGAAGAGCAAAGCCTGTTCGACTACCTCTTAGATTTGATCCTACTTGTGTCAATAGATTTCAATTGCTTTATTCGAAATTCGGACAACCCGGCAAAATAAATTCAGGTTTTTCCCCTGGCCCTATTAAAGTGTTAATTAAGTCAATAAGTGCATACCTCTGA
- the ilvD gene encoding dihydroxy-acid dehydratase, which yields MLRSNAITQGIQRSPNRAMLRAVGFDDNDFNKPIIGIANGHSTITPCNMGLMDLANRAESALKEAGAMPQTFGTITVSDGISMGTEGMKYSLVSREVIADSIETACNAQSMDGVLAIGGCDKNMPGAMLSMARMNIPSIFVYGGTIKPGKLDGCDLTVVSSFEAVGQLASGKIDKDRLIAVEKNAIPGPGSCGGMFTANTMSAAIETMGFSLPFSSTMAAVDDEKAESAAESAQVLVNAVKNNIRPLDLLTKEAFENAISVIMAVGGSTNSVLHLLAIARTAGVDLTIDDFERIRQTVPVICDLKPSGKYVTVDLHKAGGIPQVMKLLLDAGMLHGECKTIEGKTIKEVLRDIPSKPKENQDVIRQISNPIYKKGHLAILKGNLASEGSVAKISGVKTPVLTGPARVFESEEECLTAILDNKVKAGDVVVVRYEGPVGGPGMREMLSPTSAIVGQGLGEKVALITDGRFSGGSYGLVVGHVAPEAAVGGTIGLVEEGDSITVDANKLLIQLNVEERELARRKQKWEKPKPRYKTGILGKYSRLVSSSSQGATTDQI from the coding sequence ATGCTTAGATCAAATGCAATAACACAGGGTATTCAACGATCACCAAACCGAGCAATGCTTAGAGCTGTTGGGTTTGATGATAATGATTTTAACAAGCCAATCATTGGAATAGCTAATGGGCACAGCACAATAACCCCATGCAATATGGGATTAATGGATTTAGCTAATAGAGCAGAGTCAGCGTTAAAAGAGGCTGGTGCAATGCCTCAAACTTTCGGAACCATAACTGTTAGTGACGGCATTTCCATGGGAACGGAAGGGATGAAATACTCATTAGTTTCAAGAGAAGTTATTGCAGATTCAATCGAGACGGCTTGCAATGCTCAAAGCATGGATGGGGTGTTAGCGATAGGTGGATGCGATAAAAATATGCCAGGAGCAATGTTATCAATGGCAAGAATGAACATACCTTCGATTTTTGTTTATGGGGGGACAATTAAACCTGGGAAATTAGACGGTTGCGACTTGACCGTGGTGAGTTCATTTGAGGCTGTCGGTCAATTAGCAAGCGGAAAAATCGACAAAGATCGTTTAATAGCTGTAGAAAAAAATGCTATCCCTGGACCAGGCAGTTGCGGAGGGATGTTTACTGCTAATACCATGTCTGCGGCAATAGAAACGATGGGTTTTAGTTTGCCATTTAGTTCAACAATGGCTGCAGTAGATGATGAAAAAGCAGAAAGCGCTGCTGAAAGTGCTCAGGTCCTTGTAAATGCAGTAAAGAATAACATCAGGCCATTAGATTTACTTACGAAAGAAGCCTTTGAGAATGCAATCAGTGTCATCATGGCTGTAGGCGGCTCAACAAATTCTGTCCTTCACCTACTTGCTATAGCTAGGACTGCAGGAGTTGATTTAACGATCGATGACTTTGAACGTATAAGGCAGACTGTTCCTGTGATTTGCGACCTCAAACCAAGCGGTAAATACGTAACAGTCGACCTACATAAAGCTGGTGGGATTCCTCAAGTAATGAAATTACTCCTCGATGCAGGAATGCTACATGGAGAATGCAAAACCATTGAAGGAAAAACAATTAAAGAAGTTCTTAGAGATATCCCCTCAAAGCCCAAAGAAAATCAAGACGTTATAAGACAAATATCAAACCCTATTTATAAAAAAGGACATCTTGCTATTCTCAAAGGAAATTTAGCAAGTGAAGGAAGTGTCGCAAAAATTAGTGGTGTAAAGACTCCCGTTTTAACCGGGCCTGCAAGGGTCTTTGAGAGTGAAGAAGAATGCTTAACTGCCATTCTTGACAATAAAGTAAAAGCTGGAGATGTAGTCGTCGTTAGGTATGAAGGACCTGTAGGAGGGCCTGGGATGAGGGAGATGCTCTCTCCAACCTCAGCGATTGTAGGTCAAGGTTTAGGAGAGAAAGTTGCACTAATTACTGATGGTCGATTTAGTGGAGGATCATATGGATTAGTGGTTGGCCACGTTGCTCCAGAAGCAGCCGTCGGAGGAACAATTGGATTAGTAGAGGAAGGAGACAGTATTACCGTTGACGCTAATAAATTGTTAATTCAATTAAATGTCGAAGAGCGAGAACTAGCTAGAAGAAAACAGAAATGGGAGAAGCCAAAGCCTAGATATAAGACAGGCATTCTTGGGAAGTATTCCAGATTAGTAAGTTCATCAAGCCAAGGAGCGACAACTGATCAAATATAA
- a CDS encoding membrane protein, translated as MSQYRDSNSGSLASLISGAVLGAAGLAWWLLSEAEKRQETRKQKAMLYAPRIQDGSEATELASDSLGNQSNEHLEQRVEQLNSAIADVRKQLEDLGSSN; from the coding sequence ATGAGCCAATACCGAGATTCAAATTCAGGAAGTTTGGCATCATTAATTAGTGGTGCCGTACTTGGAGCTGCAGGTTTAGCTTGGTGGTTACTTTCAGAAGCCGAAAAAAGGCAAGAGACTAGAAAGCAAAAGGCAATGCTCTATGCACCTAGAATTCAAGATGGCTCTGAGGCAACTGAATTAGCATCTGATTCGCTAGGGAATCAAAGCAATGAGCACTTAGAGCAACGTGTTGAACAGCTAAATTCGGCCATAGCAGACGTTCGCAAACAATTAGAAGACCTAGGATCTTCCAATTGA
- a CDS encoding uracil phosphoribosyltransferase yields MSMSLRVIVPPHPLISHWLTILRNPTTPEILYATGLEQLGTWLTYEALRDWIPSKKEQITTSTGTTECSIIDPDIPILAIPYLPAGLDLYRGARNLIPNSNLCIGGPPKEIEENAGIIFYIDQITTGKNLLKDLNYLKDKEIDSRRIRVITALAANQGLKEIGEYIQDLNIYCACIDPELISESELSPGIGDPSLRIKTRVTSSH; encoded by the coding sequence ATGTCAATGAGCTTAAGAGTAATAGTTCCTCCACACCCACTCATATCACATTGGTTAACTATTTTAAGGAACCCTACTACCCCAGAAATCCTTTATGCAACTGGCCTAGAGCAACTTGGCACCTGGCTCACTTATGAAGCGCTTAGAGATTGGATCCCAAGTAAAAAAGAGCAGATTACAACTTCAACTGGAACAACTGAATGCTCAATTATTGATCCCGATATACCTATTTTAGCAATTCCTTATTTACCCGCTGGGCTTGACCTCTATAGAGGTGCGAGAAATTTAATTCCAAATTCAAATTTGTGTATCGGAGGTCCACCTAAAGAAATTGAAGAAAATGCTGGAATTATTTTTTACATCGACCAAATAACAACAGGTAAAAATCTTTTAAAAGATTTAAATTATTTAAAAGATAAAGAAATTGATTCAAGAAGGATAAGGGTAATCACAGCATTAGCCGCTAATCAAGGACTTAAAGAAATAGGAGAATATATTCAAGATTTGAATATTTATTGTGCTTGTATAGATCCTGAATTAATATCAGAAAGTGAATTATCGCCTGGAATTGGTGATCCATCATTACGTATCAAAACCAGAGTCACCTCATCGCACTAG
- a CDS encoding pentapeptide repeat-containing protein, whose translation MNKKTSFISDFKAIIFAVLLIVVLVLPAKSVFARTPAEIRNLEELNISQDMSSQDLSGNDFVKLDLKGINFSESNLTGAVFNNSKLNGADLHGAQLNDALAYASDFEGADLRDVDFNGALLMESNFTDALIEGADFTDAVISRIQQKELCNMASGTNSKTDEDTSYSLGC comes from the coding sequence ATGAACAAAAAAACTTCTTTCATCTCGGATTTTAAAGCAATTATTTTTGCTGTATTACTTATAGTTGTTTTGGTACTCCCTGCTAAAAGTGTTTTCGCTAGGACGCCTGCTGAGATTCGCAATCTAGAAGAACTCAATATTTCCCAAGATATGTCTAGCCAAGATTTAAGTGGAAATGATTTCGTAAAATTAGATCTGAAGGGAATAAATTTTAGTGAATCAAACCTTACAGGAGCAGTTTTTAATAACAGTAAATTGAATGGAGCAGATTTGCATGGTGCTCAGCTAAATGACGCATTGGCATATGCAAGCGATTTTGAAGGAGCTGATTTAAGGGATGTCGACTTCAATGGTGCATTATTGATGGAAAGTAACTTCACAGATGCTCTTATTGAAGGAGCCGATTTTACAGATGCGGTGATAAGTCGAATACAACAAAAAGAACTATGTAACATGGCTTCTGGAACAAATTCAAAGACTGATGAGGATACCAGTTACAGCCTTGGATGCTGA
- the cobW gene encoding cobalamin biosynthesis protein CobW, with protein MSANRLPVTVVTGFLGSGKTTLLRHLLREGNQRLAVVVNEFGTVGLDGDLLKNCGLCPDDEVDERIVELNNGCLCCTVQEDFLPAMEALLLRSNQLDGIIIETSGLALPKPLLQALNWPAIRNKVFINGVVTLVDGYALSNGSPVSDLKSINEQMTNDNSIDHITPIDELFRDQLISADLVLVSRSDLLSAKDFLFVEEEVKKRGNSNANVLPISNGIIEPSVILGLCKEQNNIYRLDQNNQNQNQNQNHDHDHDHDHDHDHVDVISDHLRMETPIDQDVLREMFLRLVPEYQILRVKGKCWIEGKALPLQIQMVGPRFNSWFEAANENAWQPRQSGIDIVFLSLREGVKEAVVNSLCISTRIK; from the coding sequence ATGAGCGCTAATCGTCTACCAGTTACGGTAGTTACAGGATTCTTAGGTTCTGGTAAAACAACTCTCTTGAGGCATCTTTTACGTGAAGGGAATCAACGTCTAGCTGTAGTTGTTAATGAATTTGGAACAGTTGGTTTAGATGGAGACCTTCTTAAAAACTGTGGGCTTTGCCCTGATGATGAAGTAGATGAAAGAATAGTTGAGTTAAATAATGGCTGCTTATGTTGCACTGTTCAAGAGGACTTCCTTCCTGCAATGGAAGCTTTGCTTCTTAGATCAAATCAGCTTGATGGAATCATTATTGAAACCAGTGGGCTTGCTTTGCCAAAGCCTTTACTTCAAGCTCTTAATTGGCCGGCAATAAGAAATAAGGTTTTTATTAATGGAGTCGTCACTTTAGTTGATGGATATGCTCTCTCAAATGGAAGCCCAGTAAGTGATTTAAAGAGTATTAATGAACAGATGACAAATGATAATAGTATTGATCACATAACTCCAATAGATGAGCTTTTTAGAGATCAATTGATCTCTGCTGATCTTGTACTAGTTAGTAGGTCTGATTTGCTTTCTGCGAAAGATTTTTTATTTGTCGAAGAAGAGGTAAAAAAACGAGGAAATTCAAATGCTAATGTTCTGCCTATATCAAATGGAATAATTGAACCATCAGTCATTCTTGGTCTTTGTAAAGAACAAAATAATATTTATCGTCTAGATCAAAATAACCAAAACCAAAACCAAAACCAAAACCATGACCATGACCATGACCATGACCATGACCATGACCATGTTGATGTAATTAGTGATCATTTAAGAATGGAAACCCCAATTGATCAAGATGTTTTGAGAGAGATGTTTTTGAGACTTGTCCCGGAATATCAAATTCTTCGAGTAAAAGGTAAATGCTGGATTGAAGGCAAAGCCTTGCCTCTTCAGATCCAAATGGTTGGCCCACGATTTAATTCATGGTTTGAGGCGGCTAATGAAAACGCTTGGCAACCTCGTCAGTCAGGTATTGATATTGTCTTTTTGAGTTTGAGAGAGGGAGTTAAAGAAGCTGTTGTAAATTCTTTATGCATAAGCACTCGTATAAAGTAA
- the purS gene encoding phosphoribosylformylglycinamidine synthase subunit PurS produces MSLFKARVFVHLRPSVLDPAGEATRSATKRLGIDGVTQLRIGKSIELEIEAADKDDARSKIELMSDRLLANPVIEDWTLEFKDEQKALKN; encoded by the coding sequence GTGTCTTTATTTAAAGCAAGAGTTTTTGTTCATTTAAGACCTTCTGTTTTGGATCCAGCTGGAGAAGCTACTAGGTCAGCCACAAAGAGATTAGGAATAGATGGAGTTACTCAGCTAAGAATTGGTAAATCTATTGAACTTGAGATAGAAGCAGCAGACAAGGATGATGCACGTTCGAAGATTGAGTTAATGAGTGATCGATTACTTGCAAACCCCGTAATTGAGGATTGGACTTTGGAATTTAAGGACGAACAGAAAGCACTTAAGAATTAA
- the purQ gene encoding phosphoribosylformylglycinamidine synthase subunit PurQ — protein MNIGIIVFPGSNCDRDVRWATEGCLGVPTSFLWHETTDLDGFDAIVIPGGFSYGDYLRCGAIARFAPVLNSLISFVDKGGKVLGICNGFQILTELGLLQGALTRNKNLHFICDRANLSIESTKSTWMKNYKKHDSISLPIAHGEGRYQCSSDVLKKLQDDDSVALRYADNPNGSIHDIAGITNKKGNVLGMMPHPERACDDALGDIDGKSILSTLLS, from the coding sequence ATGAATATCGGAATTATTGTTTTTCCTGGATCAAATTGCGACAGGGATGTTAGGTGGGCTACTGAGGGATGCCTTGGAGTTCCTACAAGTTTTCTTTGGCATGAGACTACTGATTTAGATGGTTTTGACGCGATTGTCATCCCTGGGGGTTTTAGTTATGGAGATTATCTACGTTGTGGAGCCATTGCAAGGTTTGCCCCTGTTTTAAATTCTTTAATCTCTTTTGTTGATAAAGGTGGAAAAGTTCTTGGCATTTGCAATGGGTTTCAAATACTTACTGAACTAGGACTCTTGCAAGGAGCTTTGACAAGAAATAAGAACCTTCATTTTATTTGTGATAGAGCAAATTTATCTATTGAAAGTACAAAATCTACTTGGATGAAAAACTATAAAAAACATGATTCTATTTCACTACCTATTGCACATGGAGAGGGGAGATATCAATGTAGTTCTGACGTCTTAAAAAAATTGCAGGATGATGACTCGGTTGCTCTTAGATACGCAGATAATCCAAATGGATCAATTCATGATATTGCTGGAATCACAAATAAAAAGGGAAATGTTTTGGGGATGATGCCACATCCTGAAAGAGCTTGTGATGATGCTTTGGGCGATATTGATGGTAAATCAATTCTTAGTACTCTCCTTTCTTGA
- a CDS encoding class I fructose-bisphosphate aldolase, translating into MALSYYAEELKKTASAIAQPGKGILAVDESTKTVGKRLASIGVENSEENRKAYRGMLFTTEGLGNFISGAILFEETLFQNHPDGEPMVKKLEKLGIIPGIKVDKGLRPLAGGHDVETFCSGLDGLVERAADYYEQGARFAKWRAVLQITDDGCPSKLSIRENAWGLARYARSVQESGLVPIIEPEILMDGSHSIEKTAAVQEEVIKEVYLACQVNGVLLEGTLLKPSMTVQGADSSTKADPQQVAEMTIRTMERCVPASVPGITFLSGGLSEEAASVYLNLMNKIDRKAKWNVSFSYGRALQHSCLKAWKGSNTADGQKALIARAQANSEASKGLYVAGSQPSSDEQLFVAGYKY; encoded by the coding sequence ATGGCACTCTCGTACTACGCAGAAGAACTAAAGAAGACCGCAAGTGCCATAGCCCAGCCAGGCAAAGGGATTCTTGCTGTTGATGAGTCAACGAAAACAGTAGGTAAAAGGCTTGCTTCAATTGGTGTTGAGAACTCTGAAGAGAACAGAAAAGCTTATAGAGGTATGCTTTTCACAACAGAAGGTCTTGGAAACTTCATAAGTGGAGCAATTCTTTTTGAAGAAACTCTTTTCCAAAACCATCCTGATGGTGAGCCAATGGTTAAGAAGCTTGAAAAGTTAGGCATTATCCCAGGAATCAAGGTTGATAAAGGTCTAAGACCATTAGCCGGTGGCCATGATGTTGAGACCTTCTGCTCAGGATTAGATGGACTTGTTGAAAGAGCTGCTGACTACTACGAGCAAGGTGCAAGATTCGCAAAATGGAGAGCAGTACTTCAAATAACAGATGATGGTTGTCCTTCTAAACTTTCTATAAGGGAAAATGCTTGGGGTTTAGCTAGATACGCTAGATCAGTACAAGAATCTGGCTTAGTTCCAATTATTGAACCAGAAATCCTAATGGACGGTTCACATTCAATTGAAAAGACTGCAGCAGTCCAAGAAGAAGTAATCAAGGAAGTTTATCTAGCTTGCCAAGTAAACGGAGTTCTTCTAGAAGGAACTCTCCTAAAGCCATCAATGACAGTACAAGGTGCTGACAGCTCAACAAAAGCTGATCCACAGCAAGTCGCTGAGATGACAATACGTACAATGGAACGATGCGTACCAGCAAGTGTACCTGGTATTACTTTCCTTTCAGGTGGCTTGAGCGAGGAAGCAGCATCAGTTTATTTAAATCTGATGAATAAGATCGACAGAAAGGCTAAGTGGAATGTTTCATTCTCATATGGTCGTGCTTTGCAACATTCATGTCTAAAAGCATGGAAAGGCAGCAATACTGCTGATGGACAAAAAGCACTTATTGCAAGGGCTCAAGCAAACTCTGAGGCATCAAAAGGATTGTATGTTGCAGGTTCTCAGCCTTCTTCTGATGAACAGTTATTTGTAGCTGGATACAAGTACTAA
- a CDS encoding Gfo/Idh/MocA family protein: MINTDHPIRIAIAGLGFGESVHIPASLSNKNIELVGLWHPRPERLKEACNKHNLRAYETWEDLVNDSKVDGIIIATPPAPRYELALEAIKGGKHLLLEKPTCLNAYEVMELQRNALKRNLKIAVDYEYRAVPLFMQAKRIITEKKLDEPYFVKLDWLMSSRANPDRPWNWYSDENSGGGVLGALGTHAFDMIHWLIGPTHSLSAINSTSIEERECPQSKTIKKVTSEDVSISQLQIKSINNNLIPAQVNLSAVTKQSRGFSLEIYGSNGTLVLSSENQNDYVHGFGLWYSNKGDVLKNIQPDSDLSFSKIWTDGRIAPVARIQNWWAQSIADGTPVIPGLVEGLASQIVCDKVKESNSIGMKIEIN, encoded by the coding sequence ATGATCAATACAGATCATCCGATTCGCATAGCAATTGCAGGGCTAGGTTTCGGTGAAAGTGTTCATATTCCTGCATCATTATCTAATAAGAATATTGAGCTTGTGGGATTGTGGCATCCTCGGCCAGAAAGGCTTAAAGAAGCCTGCAATAAGCACAATCTTCGTGCCTACGAGACCTGGGAGGATTTAGTAAATGATTCCAAAGTAGATGGAATAATCATAGCTACTCCGCCAGCACCCAGATACGAGCTTGCACTAGAGGCAATTAAAGGAGGAAAACATCTTTTACTTGAAAAGCCAACTTGTTTAAATGCTTATGAGGTGATGGAGCTTCAAAGAAACGCTCTCAAAAGAAATTTAAAAATAGCTGTTGATTACGAATATCGTGCCGTTCCGCTATTCATGCAAGCAAAGCGAATAATTACCGAGAAGAAACTAGATGAACCATATTTTGTAAAGCTTGATTGGCTAATGAGTAGCAGGGCTAATCCAGATAGGCCATGGAATTGGTATTCAGATGAAAATTCTGGTGGAGGGGTACTGGGAGCCTTGGGAACCCATGCTTTTGACATGATTCATTGGCTAATTGGTCCTACTCATTCTTTGAGCGCAATAAATTCAACTTCAATTGAAGAAAGAGAGTGTCCACAATCAAAAACCATTAAAAAAGTGACAAGTGAAGATGTAAGTATTTCTCAACTACAAATAAAAAGCATTAACAACAATTTAATTCCAGCCCAAGTAAATTTATCTGCAGTAACAAAACAAAGCAGGGGTTTTAGTCTGGAAATCTATGGAAGCAATGGAACTCTTGTTCTTAGCAGCGAGAACCAGAACGATTATGTTCACGGATTTGGGCTTTGGTACTCAAACAAAGGAGACGTTCTTAAAAATATCCAACCTGACTCTGACCTATCTTTTTCAAAAATATGGACAGATGGTCGAATAGCTCCAGTAGCAAGAATACAAAACTGGTGGGCTCAAAGTATTGCAGATGGAACCCCAGTAATTCCAGGCTTAGTAGAGGGATTAGCTAGCCAAATAGTTTGCGATAAGGTAAAGGAATCAAACTCAATAGGTATGAAGATAGAAATCAATTGA
- the accD gene encoding acetyl-CoA carboxylase, carboxyltransferase subunit beta — protein sequence MSLFDWFADRRKGQFVGKVTQESEESDGLWEKCPECGQVVYRKDLIDNCSVCSNCGHHNRIDSKERIRLISDPNTFKSINNHLTPVDPLGFKDRRAYADRLRESQAGTGLKDGVLTGTCEVNSIPMALAVMDFRFMGGSMGSVVGEKITRLIEHSTKEKLPLLIVCASGGARMQEGMLSLMQMAKISGALERHRDAQLLYMPLLTHPTTGGVTASFAMLGDLILAEPKALIGFAGRRVIEQTLREKLPDNFQTAEYLQDHGFVDTIVPRTELKETLAKILRLHKTQVVKLQTNA from the coding sequence GTGTCATTATTCGACTGGTTTGCTGATAGAAGGAAAGGCCAATTTGTTGGCAAAGTCACTCAGGAATCTGAAGAAAGTGATGGACTATGGGAAAAATGTCCAGAATGCGGACAAGTAGTTTATAGAAAAGATTTAATAGATAATTGCAGTGTTTGTAGTAACTGTGGGCATCACAATCGAATAGATAGTAAAGAGAGAATAAGACTAATTTCTGATCCAAATACATTCAAATCAATCAATAATCATTTAACTCCAGTTGACCCTCTTGGTTTTAAAGATCGACGAGCTTACGCAGACAGGCTAAGAGAAAGTCAAGCTGGCACTGGTCTTAAAGATGGTGTTTTAACAGGGACATGCGAAGTTAATTCTATTCCTATGGCACTAGCCGTAATGGACTTCAGATTCATGGGTGGCTCAATGGGATCTGTTGTAGGAGAGAAGATCACAAGGCTTATCGAACATTCAACCAAAGAAAAGCTGCCATTGCTAATTGTTTGCGCTTCGGGTGGTGCGCGAATGCAAGAAGGGATGTTAAGTCTGATGCAAATGGCAAAAATTTCAGGGGCGCTTGAACGACATAGAGATGCACAGTTGCTCTATATGCCTTTACTTACACATCCCACCACTGGAGGAGTTACTGCTAGTTTTGCAATGCTTGGAGATTTAATACTTGCAGAACCCAAAGCACTTATTGGATTTGCAGGGAGAAGAGTAATTGAACAAACACTTAGAGAAAAACTTCCTGATAATTTTCAAACAGCAGAATATCTTCAAGATCATGGTTTCGTAGATACCATTGTACCAAGAACAGAACTTAAAGAAACTTTGGCAAAGATACTTCGATTACATAAGACACAAGTAGTAAAATTACAAACTAATGCTTAA
- a CDS encoding prepilin peptidase translates to MIIISFTFILLYILFSISIEDINTMLISESKLIIFALSGIIYLACLGLSNDKIDITDLITNNSLSMIIIFIIMYSISYISYKIFGINSLGLGDIKLSSISTIWLGIEFSFLSLCISFLLSAIYSLHGKITKRFIPFEQYPFAPFLSIGIFSSWIIDKIQTL, encoded by the coding sequence GTGATTATCATATCGTTTACTTTTATACTTTTATATATTTTGTTTTCTATATCGATAGAAGATATAAACACAATGCTAATAAGTGAAAGTAAATTAATAATCTTTGCCCTATCAGGTATTATTTACTTGGCATGTCTAGGCTTGTCAAACGACAAAATAGATATTACAGACTTAATAACAAATAATTCTTTATCAATGATTATTATCTTCATAATAATGTATTCAATAAGTTATATAAGCTATAAAATCTTTGGAATAAATTCATTAGGCCTGGGTGATATAAAACTCTCTTCAATTAGTACAATATGGCTTGGTATTGAATTCAGCTTTTTGTCATTGTGTATTTCATTTTTACTTTCAGCTATATATAGTTTACATGGAAAAATTACTAAAAGATTTATACCATTTGAACAGTATCCATTTGCGCCTTTTCTATCAATTGGGATATTTTCTTCATGGATTATAGATAAGATTCAAACTTTGTAA
- a CDS encoding phosphoribulokinase codes for MSKLHPVVAVTGSSGAGTSTVKRAFEHIFAREKIVPAVVEGDSYHRFERMPMKKAMSEALSRGENFSHFGPEANLFDKLEDLFSQYGKTGGGQKRYYLHSPEEAEEHNTRLGTKLDPGQFTPWEDIPTGTDLLFYEGLHGGVVGKDYDVASFADLLVGVVPITNLEWIQKIHRDNAERGYSAETIVDTILRRMPDYINHICPQFSLTDINFQRVPTIDTSNPFICRNIPTPDESFVIIHFRKGSREKWGIDFQYLLGMIHDSFMSSPTSIVVNGGKMGFAMELILTPIIHKMIEEKKAAG; via the coding sequence ATGTCAAAGCTTCACCCAGTAGTAGCTGTAACTGGTTCATCAGGAGCAGGAACAAGCACCGTTAAAAGAGCTTTTGAGCATATATTTGCTCGGGAAAAGATTGTTCCTGCAGTTGTTGAAGGAGATAGTTATCACCGTTTTGAAAGAATGCCTATGAAAAAGGCAATGTCTGAGGCACTTTCAAGAGGTGAAAACTTTTCTCATTTTGGACCAGAGGCAAATTTATTCGACAAATTAGAAGACCTATTCAGTCAATATGGAAAAACTGGCGGGGGTCAGAAAAGATATTATTTACATAGCCCAGAAGAAGCCGAGGAACACAACACTCGTTTAGGAACAAAATTAGATCCAGGTCAATTCACTCCCTGGGAAGATATTCCAACAGGAACCGACCTTTTGTTTTACGAGGGACTACATGGTGGAGTAGTAGGAAAAGATTATGATGTGGCCTCATTCGCTGATTTACTTGTTGGTGTAGTACCAATTACCAATCTCGAATGGATACAAAAAATCCATAGAGATAACGCAGAAAGGGGATACTCAGCCGAAACTATCGTAGATACGATTCTGAGAAGAATGCCTGATTACATTAATCACATATGTCCGCAATTTAGCCTTACAGATATTAACTTCCAGAGAGTACCGACCATTGATACGTCCAACCCATTTATCTGCAGAAACATTCCAACACCTGACGAAAGCTTCGTAATTATTCATTTCAGAAAAGGTTCAAGAGAAAAATGGGGAATTGACTTCCAGTACTTATTAGGAATGATTCACGATTCCTTCATGTCAAGTCCTACAAGTATTGTTGTTAACGGAGGGAAAATGGGATTTGCTATGGAGCTTATTCTTACACCTATTATTCATAAAATGATAGAAGAGAAAAAGGCGGCAGGATAA